One window from the genome of Salisaeta longa DSM 21114 encodes:
- a CDS encoding response regulator transcription factor — protein sequence MAKKSNARSTDHVRIFVVDDHPAIREAIADLIEGTMDMEIVGEASSSDEAFHLMEKLSPDVAVVDISLDDAHGLDLVQNVRAQLPDVQMIVFSMYDENVYAERAIRAGASGYLMKSEPTRTVLEAIRSVQNGEVYLSRRMASRILNKVAMGRSSEPSFAIDELTDREMAVFQMLGQGYSVQDIQERLNLSRKTIETYRRRAKEKLGFDTVSELLQYSVQWTYSQGTNEQTPKPPVMEEN from the coding sequence ATGGCTAAGAAATCCAACGCCCGCTCCACCGACCACGTACGCATCTTTGTTGTTGACGATCATCCGGCCATCCGTGAGGCCATTGCCGACCTCATCGAAGGCACCATGGATATGGAAATTGTTGGCGAGGCGAGCTCGTCGGATGAGGCCTTTCACCTCATGGAAAAACTGTCGCCCGATGTGGCGGTCGTCGACATTTCCTTGGACGATGCGCACGGCCTCGACCTCGTTCAGAACGTGCGTGCACAGCTTCCCGACGTGCAAATGATTGTCTTTTCGATGTACGACGAGAACGTGTATGCCGAGCGGGCCATTCGGGCCGGCGCCTCGGGCTACCTGATGAAGAGCGAGCCCACCCGCACCGTTCTTGAGGCCATTCGAAGCGTGCAAAACGGCGAGGTGTACCTCAGCCGCCGCATGGCTTCGCGCATCCTGAACAAGGTGGCCATGGGCCGTTCCTCGGAGCCGAGCTTCGCCATCGACGAGCTGACGGACCGCGAGATGGCGGTCTTTCAGATGCTAGGACAAGGCTACAGCGTGCAGGACATTCAGGAGCGCCTGAACTTGTCGCGCAAAACGATTGAAACCTACCGCCGACGGGCCAAGGAAAAGCTGGGCTTCGATACGGTGTCTGAGCTGTTGCAATACTCGGTGCAGTGGACGTACAGCCAGGGCACCAACGAGCAAACGCCGAAGCCCCCGGTGATGGAAGAGAACTGA